The Nitriliruptor alkaliphilus DSM 45188 genome includes a region encoding these proteins:
- a CDS encoding TetR/AcrR family transcriptional regulator has protein sequence MTSSTSSTSSWAGTTAEERRADRRARLLEAGLDAFGTEGYAASSINRICKAARVTERDLYREFGGKQGLFLGVYDALIEEVLARISAELAAAAPDPEAQVRAAADAFTAVVTTDPRKSRVNFVEAVGTEAGIETRRREVLRAFGALIETQWRQMVDSGVAERGPAPGLSMALVGATQELLVDWTEDPGGRTRDDVVDAIVRVYMAVMRHA, from the coding sequence GTGACCTCCTCGACCTCCTCGACCTCCTCCTGGGCTGGCACCACGGCCGAGGAGCGCCGCGCCGACCGCCGGGCGCGGCTGCTCGAGGCGGGGCTCGATGCGTTCGGGACCGAGGGGTACGCCGCCAGCTCGATCAACCGGATCTGCAAGGCGGCGCGGGTCACCGAACGGGACCTGTACCGGGAGTTCGGCGGCAAGCAGGGGCTGTTCCTCGGCGTCTACGACGCGCTCATCGAGGAGGTCCTCGCCCGGATCTCCGCCGAGCTCGCCGCTGCCGCACCCGACCCCGAGGCGCAGGTGCGCGCCGCGGCGGACGCGTTCACCGCCGTGGTCACCACCGACCCTCGCAAGAGCCGGGTGAACTTCGTCGAGGCCGTCGGCACGGAAGCGGGCATCGAGACCCGGCGACGTGAGGTGCTCCGGGCCTTCGGTGCGTTGATCGAGACCCAGTGGCGGCAGATGGTCGACAGCGGCGTCGCCGAGCGTGGTCCCGCGCCCGGCCTCTCGATGGCGCTGGTCGGGGCCACCCAGGAGCTGCTCGTCGACTGGACCGAGGATCCGGGTGGGCGGACCCGCGACGACGTCGTCGACGCGATCGTCCGGGTCTACATGGCGGTCATGCGTCACGCCTGA
- a CDS encoding flavin-containing monooxygenase yields MRDATVEQANAEEQVDTVVIGGGQAGLSVGYHLARRGLPFVILDAEERVGDVWRRRWDSLRLFTPARFSSLDGMAFPAPPDSFPTKEEMGDYLEAYAARFDLPVRHATRVDHLTRVGDRYLVSAGDRRWDAANVVVAIGTFQRPKVPGFATELDPATVQLHSSEYRNPSQLRPGDVLLVGAGNSGSELAMELARDRTVWMAGRDTGHIPFRIDGWFGRAVGVRFVLRFLFRRVLTVRTPVGRRVRPKALTEGGPLIRVKPKDLAAAGVERVPRVEGVRDGRPVLTDGRVLDVANVVWCTGFHPGFSWIDLPVHGEHEPHHEAGIVPDHPGLYFVGLFFLSSMASEMIQGVGEDADRIAAHVAARVTTVQPPGRTVRSIAAKAPGSSTNPV; encoded by the coding sequence GTGCGGGACGCGACGGTCGAACAGGCGAACGCGGAGGAGCAGGTCGACACGGTGGTGATCGGGGGCGGCCAGGCCGGCCTGTCGGTCGGCTACCACCTGGCGCGGCGGGGCCTGCCGTTCGTGATCCTCGACGCCGAGGAACGGGTCGGCGACGTGTGGCGTCGACGCTGGGACTCGCTGCGGCTGTTCACGCCGGCGCGGTTCAGCAGCCTCGACGGGATGGCGTTCCCCGCCCCGCCGGACAGCTTCCCCACCAAGGAGGAGATGGGCGACTATCTCGAGGCGTACGCGGCCCGTTTCGACCTGCCCGTGCGGCACGCGACGCGGGTCGACCACCTCACCCGCGTCGGGGACCGCTACCTGGTGTCGGCGGGTGATCGACGGTGGGATGCCGCCAACGTGGTCGTGGCCATCGGGACCTTCCAGCGGCCGAAGGTGCCCGGGTTCGCAACCGAGCTCGATCCGGCCACGGTGCAGCTGCACTCGAGCGAGTACCGCAACCCGAGCCAGCTGCGACCCGGCGACGTCCTCCTCGTCGGAGCCGGCAACTCGGGTTCGGAGCTGGCGATGGAGCTGGCGCGCGACCGAACGGTGTGGATGGCGGGACGCGACACGGGCCACATCCCGTTCCGCATCGACGGGTGGTTCGGGCGCGCGGTCGGGGTGCGCTTCGTGCTGCGCTTCCTGTTCCGCCGGGTGCTGACGGTGCGGACACCGGTGGGCCGCCGCGTCCGGCCGAAGGCGCTGACCGAGGGCGGCCCGCTCATCCGTGTGAAGCCGAAGGACCTGGCAGCGGCGGGTGTCGAGCGCGTCCCGCGGGTGGAGGGGGTCCGGGACGGCCGTCCCGTGCTGACCGACGGTCGCGTCCTGGACGTCGCCAATGTCGTGTGGTGCACCGGCTTCCACCCGGGGTTCTCGTGGATCGACCTCCCCGTCCACGGCGAGCACGAGCCGCACCACGAGGCGGGCATCGTGCCCGACCACCCTGGGCTGTACTTCGTGGGCCTGTTCTTCCTCAGCTCGATGGCGTCCGAGATGATCCAGGGGGTCGGGGAGGACGCGGACCGCATCGCCGCACACGTGGCTGCCCGCGTCACGACGGTTCAGCCTCCGGGGAGGACCGTGCGCAGCATCGCGGCGAAGGCCCCGGGGTCCTCGACGAACCCGGTGTGA
- a CDS encoding helix-turn-helix transcriptional regulator: MARTGILDRGREASANRSWSEARTALAEADADTPLEPEDLERLAVAAHLTGDDATRDHAFERAHLAFSTRGAVGDAVRCVFWLAMGLLLRGETIRAGGWFARGARLLEDDPSCPERGYLQLPVALQHLDSDPEDAHRLFLDVTTIASNAVDADLCALGRLGVGQALIRLGDAAAGLALLDEVMATVDAGEVSPIPAGIIYCAVIEACHDTFDLRRAREWTTALSEWCASQPDLVPYRGQCLVHRAEVMQQHGDWNDALAEAQRACDRFLAVPGPAVGAAHYRAAELHRLRGEFDEAETHYRAASQAGHPPQPGLAQLRLAQGRTDLADAAIRRAVDESADPGVRARVLAAAVDITLAVGDLGAARAAEQELAALADTLGAPMLAATSAHATGATLLAEGRAREALTSLRRAWLGWRELGSPYEEARTRVLLAIACRDLGDEDGAMLELDAARAAFTALGAAPELAHVSRIEAPTRRPTAGGLTDREVEVLGLIARGLSNQAIADGLVISRHTVARHVQNIFVKLQVTSRTAAAAFAHEHDLA; encoded by the coding sequence ATGGCCAGGACCGGGATCCTGGATCGAGGTCGAGAGGCGTCCGCGAACCGGTCGTGGTCGGAGGCCCGCACCGCGCTCGCGGAGGCTGACGCCGACACGCCCCTCGAGCCGGAGGATCTCGAGCGGCTCGCCGTGGCGGCCCACCTCACCGGCGACGACGCGACGCGTGACCACGCCTTCGAGCGGGCGCACCTCGCGTTCAGCACACGAGGCGCCGTGGGCGATGCGGTGCGCTGCGTGTTCTGGCTCGCGATGGGGCTCCTCCTGCGCGGTGAGACCATCCGGGCCGGAGGCTGGTTCGCGCGAGGGGCCCGGTTGCTCGAGGACGATCCGTCGTGCCCCGAACGTGGCTACCTGCAGCTGCCGGTGGCGCTCCAGCACCTCGACAGCGACCCCGAGGACGCGCACCGCCTGTTCCTCGACGTGACGACGATCGCGTCGAACGCGGTCGACGCCGACCTGTGCGCGCTCGGTCGGCTCGGGGTCGGCCAGGCCCTCATCCGCCTCGGCGACGCCGCTGCGGGACTGGCGCTGCTCGACGAGGTGATGGCGACCGTGGATGCGGGCGAGGTGTCGCCGATCCCGGCCGGCATCATCTACTGCGCGGTGATCGAGGCCTGCCACGACACCTTCGACCTGCGTCGGGCCCGGGAGTGGACGACCGCGCTCAGCGAGTGGTGCGCATCGCAGCCCGACCTGGTGCCCTACCGCGGCCAGTGCCTGGTCCACCGTGCCGAGGTGATGCAGCAGCACGGCGACTGGAACGACGCGCTCGCCGAGGCACAGCGGGCCTGCGACCGGTTCCTGGCCGTCCCCGGTCCCGCAGTCGGTGCCGCGCACTACCGCGCCGCGGAGCTGCACCGCCTCCGCGGGGAGTTCGACGAGGCGGAGACCCACTACCGCGCGGCGAGCCAGGCCGGCCACCCACCGCAACCCGGCCTCGCCCAGCTCCGGCTCGCCCAGGGCCGGACCGACCTCGCTGACGCCGCCATCCGACGTGCGGTCGACGAGTCCGCCGACCCCGGCGTTCGCGCCCGCGTGCTGGCGGCCGCGGTCGACATCACCCTCGCCGTCGGCGACCTGGGGGCAGCACGTGCCGCGGAGCAGGAGCTGGCCGCGCTGGCGGACACGCTGGGGGCGCCGATGCTCGCGGCCACCTCGGCCCACGCCACGGGCGCCACGCTGCTGGCCGAGGGGCGGGCCCGCGAGGCGCTGACCAGCCTCCGGCGCGCGTGGCTCGGCTGGCGCGAGCTCGGCAGCCCCTACGAGGAGGCCCGGACGCGGGTCCTGCTCGCGATCGCGTGCCGCGACCTCGGCGACGAGGACGGTGCGATGCTCGAGCTCGACGCCGCCCGCGCGGCGTTCACCGCCCTCGGTGCCGCACCCGAGCTGGCGCACGTGTCCCGGATCGAGGCACCGACCCGCCGGCCCACCGCGGGCGGGCTGACCGACCGGGAGGTCGAGGTGCTCGGCCTGATCGCTCGGGGGCTCAGCAACCAGGCGATCGCCGACGGGCTGGTCATCAGCCGGCACACCGTGGCCCGCCACGTGCAGAACATCTTCGTCAAGCTCCAGGTGACCTCACGGACGGCGGCCGCCGCGTTCGCCCACGAGCACGACCTCGCCTGA
- a CDS encoding cupin domain-containing protein — MSLVGNVYEGGPVRLEFTRTAAETGGQLHEMRATYEAGSPLPPAHRHPGQDERFEVVAGALTFLIDGERHTVAAGEAIDVPRGAVHQVHNPGEVPAVAVWQTRPALRTGEFHHELHAAVDAEDWARLGEVLGGYGDVFELVTVPEREG; from the coding sequence ATGTCGTTGGTGGGCAACGTGTACGAGGGCGGGCCGGTACGCCTCGAGTTCACCCGGACCGCTGCCGAGACCGGGGGACAGCTCCACGAGATGAGGGCGACCTACGAGGCGGGCTCACCGCTGCCGCCCGCACACCGCCACCCGGGACAGGACGAGCGTTTCGAGGTGGTAGCGGGGGCGCTCACCTTCCTGATCGACGGGGAGCGGCACACGGTCGCCGCGGGCGAGGCGATCGACGTCCCTCGGGGGGCGGTGCACCAGGTCCACAACCCCGGCGAGGTCCCCGCGGTGGCCGTCTGGCAGACACGTCCCGCGCTGCGGACCGGCGAGTTCCACCACGAGCTGCACGCCGCGGTGGACGCCGAGGACTGGGCGCGACTGGGCGAAGTCCTCGGCGGCTACGGCGACGTCTTCGAGCTGGTGACGGTGCCGGAGCGTGAGGGGTGA
- a CDS encoding SDR family NAD(P)-dependent oxidoreductase → MASTGAMAAVGAVVTGGAGGLGRAVGAELVRRGHRVRLADLDPVAAEDAAAGLGSNATGVRLDVTDGAAVRALADEVAATDGLAVWVNNAGILRTGPSWSHADDEVHALFDVNVHGTIHGTTAAIDVMRRGGDGHIVNVVSLAGLVAPPGETVYAATKHAALAYTMGTAHDLRQHGITGLHLTAICPDGIWTPMLHDLVDDPEAALSWSGPLLTPEQVARQVGRALDRRSPVVSVPRWRGGVARAYAAFPRIALRLGPTVVAQARRKQARFAASNRDH, encoded by the coding sequence GTGGCGTCCACGGGTGCGATGGCGGCGGTGGGTGCGGTGGTGACCGGCGGCGCGGGCGGGCTCGGCCGCGCCGTCGGCGCGGAGCTGGTGCGGCGCGGTCACCGCGTCCGGCTCGCTGACCTCGACCCCGTCGCCGCGGAGGATGCGGCGGCCGGGCTCGGCAGCAACGCAACGGGCGTACGACTCGACGTCACCGACGGCGCGGCCGTCCGCGCCCTGGCCGACGAGGTCGCGGCGACCGACGGCCTGGCCGTCTGGGTCAACAACGCCGGGATCCTGCGGACCGGGCCGTCGTGGTCGCACGCCGACGACGAGGTCCACGCGTTGTTCGACGTCAACGTGCACGGCACGATCCACGGGACGACGGCTGCGATCGACGTGATGCGCCGCGGTGGTGACGGCCACATCGTCAACGTCGTCTCGCTGGCCGGGTTGGTCGCGCCGCCGGGCGAGACCGTCTACGCGGCGACCAAGCACGCGGCGCTGGCCTACACGATGGGCACCGCCCACGACCTCCGCCAGCACGGCATCACCGGTCTGCACCTCACTGCCATCTGCCCGGACGGGATCTGGACCCCGATGCTGCACGACCTCGTCGACGACCCCGAGGCGGCGCTGTCCTGGTCCGGGCCGCTCCTCACCCCCGAGCAGGTCGCCCGACAGGTCGGTCGTGCCCTGGACCGCCGGAGTCCGGTGGTCAGCGTGCCCCGGTGGCGTGGCGGGGTCGCCCGCGCCTACGCGGCGTTCCCGCGCATCGCCCTGCGGCTCGGCCCCACCGTGGTCGCCCAGGCACGACGCAAGCAGGCCCGCTTCGCCGCCTCGAACCGGGACCACTGA
- a CDS encoding flavin-containing monooxygenase: protein MAARTVCVVGGGVAGIAAAKALRERGIAFDAFEKSDRLGGVWSFGNPYGVSAAYDTLCLNSSRKMTEWPDLPMPSHYPDYPSHVQMEDYFNLYADRFGLREHYTFETSVARAERLPEGGWEVELSTGERRRYTTLLAANGHHHEPNVPSFPGQFDGEVIHAHDYTERESLRDRDVVVLGMGNSAMDIVAEAAKVGRSATLSARRGTYILPKYLFGRPIDHLPNDPRVPWAIRQRGLDLLIKRGHGRMADWGLPTPDHPLGGSHPTVSAEIFGQLERGAVTVKPCIAAYDGEKVEFTDGSKVRADLVVLATGYRITFPFLDPSILSAPDNDIRLFLNIFDPRWDDLAVMGLVQTVGSNIRMAHAQAQLVGDWVAGRYRLPPASEMRRAVDANTRAIQERYVASPRHTLQIDHHEYLRRIEREREAGAERAGIALPPPSGLRGVLASVRGRVG, encoded by the coding sequence GTGGCGGCACGGACCGTGTGCGTGGTCGGCGGCGGCGTGGCGGGCATCGCGGCGGCCAAGGCGCTGCGCGAGCGCGGCATCGCCTTCGACGCGTTCGAGAAGAGCGACCGTCTCGGCGGGGTGTGGTCCTTCGGCAACCCCTACGGGGTCTCTGCCGCCTACGACACGCTCTGCCTCAACTCGTCCCGGAAGATGACCGAGTGGCCCGACCTGCCGATGCCGTCGCACTACCCGGACTACCCGAGCCACGTGCAGATGGAGGACTACTTCAACCTCTACGCCGACCGCTTCGGGCTCCGCGAGCACTACACCTTCGAGACGTCGGTGGCGCGGGCCGAGCGGCTCCCCGAGGGCGGCTGGGAGGTCGAGCTGTCGACCGGTGAACGCCGGCGGTACACGACGTTGCTGGCCGCCAACGGCCACCACCACGAACCGAACGTGCCGAGCTTCCCCGGGCAGTTCGACGGCGAGGTCATCCACGCCCACGACTACACCGAGCGCGAGTCGTTGCGGGACCGGGACGTGGTGGTGCTCGGCATGGGCAACAGCGCGATGGACATCGTGGCCGAGGCCGCGAAGGTCGGACGGTCGGCGACCCTGTCGGCGCGGCGGGGGACCTACATCCTCCCGAAGTACCTGTTCGGCCGTCCCATCGACCACCTGCCCAACGACCCGCGGGTGCCCTGGGCGATCCGGCAACGCGGGCTGGACCTGCTCATCAAGCGTGGCCACGGGCGCATGGCTGACTGGGGCCTGCCCACCCCCGATCACCCGCTCGGTGGGTCGCACCCCACCGTCAGCGCCGAGATCTTCGGTCAACTCGAGCGCGGTGCGGTGACCGTCAAGCCGTGCATCGCGGCCTACGACGGCGAGAAGGTCGAGTTCACCGACGGCTCGAAGGTCCGCGCCGACCTCGTCGTGCTGGCCACCGGGTACCGGATCACCTTCCCGTTCCTCGACCCGTCGATCCTGTCCGCGCCGGACAACGACATCCGCCTGTTCCTCAACATCTTCGACCCGCGGTGGGACGACCTCGCCGTCATGGGGCTCGTGCAGACGGTGGGGTCCAACATCCGGATGGCCCACGCCCAGGCGCAGCTGGTCGGTGACTGGGTCGCCGGGCGCTACCGGCTGCCGCCCGCCAGCGAGATGCGCCGAGCCGTCGACGCCAACACCCGGGCGATCCAGGAGCGGTACGTGGCCTCGCCGCGCCACACCCTGCAGATCGATCACCACGAGTACCTGCGCAGGATCGAGCGGGAGCGCGAGGCTGGCGCCGAGCGTGCCGGCATCGCGCTTCCACCACCGTCCGGGCTGCGCGGGGTCCTCGCCAGCGTCCGGGGACGGGTGGGCTGA
- a CDS encoding NAD(P)/FAD-dependent oxidoreductase, with product MTVPQGTGNVDGCDVVVIGAGIIGAACAYQLADAGLEVVVVDRHEAPAMGSTGLSAAGVRVQFVEPTNVALSLASIHEYATFEERYGVDSGYRAVGYLLLVPDAQWAGHLTGVEVQRSLGAPVEILDLTAVRERFVRFDPAGLAGATFGPIDGVVDPNTVTHTYLSLARERGTKVRLRSEVTAISACGDGWELTVGGRRLRAGVVVNAAGCWAGQVGRLAGIEVPVQPYRRMVYVTAPAAGRATTPLTVDLATGLYFRSEGERLLFGRSNPDEAPGFATGMDPGWLEPTLIAAMDRFPWFAEEQLDSAASWYGYYEMTPDHNALLGVSTDAPGWVDVCGFSGHGVQQAPAVGRAIREEIVDGRATTIDIDPLRPERLRTGQHRVERHII from the coding sequence GTGACCGTGCCCCAGGGCACCGGCAACGTCGACGGCTGCGACGTGGTCGTCATAGGTGCCGGCATCATCGGGGCGGCGTGCGCCTACCAGCTGGCTGATGCGGGCCTCGAGGTCGTGGTCGTCGATCGCCACGAGGCCCCCGCGATGGGCTCCACGGGGCTGAGCGCCGCCGGGGTGCGCGTCCAGTTCGTCGAGCCGACCAACGTCGCCCTGTCTCTGGCGAGCATCCACGAGTACGCCACGTTCGAGGAGCGCTACGGCGTCGACAGCGGCTACCGGGCGGTCGGCTACCTCCTGCTCGTTCCGGACGCACAGTGGGCGGGGCATCTCACCGGCGTCGAGGTGCAGCGTTCGCTCGGTGCGCCGGTGGAGATCCTCGACCTGACGGCCGTGCGGGAGCGGTTCGTCCGCTTCGATCCCGCTGGCCTGGCGGGAGCGACGTTCGGGCCGATCGACGGGGTGGTCGATCCGAACACCGTGACCCACACCTACCTGTCGCTGGCCAGGGAGCGAGGCACCAAGGTCCGGCTCCGCAGCGAGGTGACGGCGATCTCGGCCTGCGGGGACGGCTGGGAGCTGACCGTGGGTGGACGTCGGTTGCGGGCCGGCGTCGTGGTCAACGCGGCAGGGTGCTGGGCGGGTCAGGTCGGTCGCCTCGCAGGCATCGAGGTACCGGTGCAGCCCTACCGTCGCATGGTCTACGTGACGGCCCCGGCGGCGGGGCGTGCCACGACGCCGCTGACGGTCGACCTCGCCACGGGGTTGTACTTCCGCAGCGAGGGTGAGCGGCTCCTGTTCGGCCGGTCGAACCCCGACGAGGCTCCCGGCTTCGCCACGGGCATGGACCCAGGCTGGCTCGAGCCGACCCTGATCGCAGCGATGGATCGCTTCCCCTGGTTCGCCGAGGAGCAGCTGGACAGTGCCGCGAGCTGGTACGGCTACTACGAGATGACCCCGGACCACAACGCGCTGCTCGGCGTCTCGACGGACGCGCCCGGCTGGGTCGACGTCTGCGGGTTCTCGGGTCACGGGGTCCAGCAGGCACCTGCGGTCGGACGCGCCATCCGCGAGGAGATCGTCGACGGCCGAGCGACGACGATCGACATCGATCCGCTGCGGCCCGAACGGCTGCGCACCGGCCAGCACCGCGTCGAGCGCCACATCATCTAG
- a CDS encoding MFS transporter, with protein sequence MSAAGTRRPPVRLGLRANLPQFVLLVAVNALVGGMVGQERTVLPLLAEDEFGLSAYSAMLTFIAAFGLTKAIVNYVAGTLADRFGRKPVLLTGWLFAVPVPLLLIWAPSWGWVVFANVLLGVNQGLAWSVTVIMKIDLVGPERRGTAMGFNEAAGYGAVAVAAWATGAIAQTAGLRPGPFLLGVAFAAVGLGLSAGFVRETAGHVAHEAGGHVAPVGGHAGGLRAREVFALGTWRDRSLSAASQAGLVNNLNEGMAWGLFPLYFAAAGEGLATVGLLTAIAPAVWGVGQLGTGALSDRLGRKWLIAGGQFTEAIGLLVIATGDTVAVWAAGSVLFGAGTAMAYPTLIAAVGDVAHPSWRGAAVGVYRFWRDIGFAVGAVLAGFLADAYSIATAIVVVALITAASGVDVAARMRETHLVAGR encoded by the coding sequence GCCGGTCCGCCTCGGGTTGCGCGCGAACCTGCCGCAGTTCGTCCTGCTCGTCGCGGTCAACGCCCTGGTCGGCGGGATGGTCGGCCAGGAACGCACCGTCCTGCCGCTGCTCGCCGAGGACGAGTTCGGTCTGTCGGCGTACTCGGCGATGCTCACCTTCATCGCGGCGTTCGGTCTCACGAAGGCGATCGTCAACTACGTCGCCGGGACGCTGGCCGACCGGTTCGGTCGCAAGCCCGTGCTGCTCACCGGCTGGCTGTTCGCCGTCCCGGTCCCCCTGCTGCTGATCTGGGCGCCGAGCTGGGGATGGGTGGTGTTCGCCAACGTGCTGCTCGGGGTGAACCAGGGTCTGGCCTGGTCGGTCACCGTCATCATGAAGATCGACCTCGTCGGCCCCGAACGCCGCGGGACGGCGATGGGCTTCAACGAGGCCGCGGGATACGGGGCCGTCGCCGTCGCCGCGTGGGCCACGGGTGCCATCGCGCAGACGGCGGGCCTCCGCCCCGGTCCGTTCCTCCTGGGTGTCGCCTTCGCGGCCGTCGGGCTCGGCCTGTCGGCGGGGTTCGTCCGTGAGACCGCCGGTCACGTCGCGCACGAGGCGGGTGGCCACGTCGCGCCTGTCGGTGGTCACGCCGGCGGTCTGCGTGCTCGCGAGGTGTTCGCGCTCGGGACCTGGCGGGACCGTTCGCTGTCCGCCGCGAGCCAGGCGGGTCTGGTCAACAACCTCAACGAGGGGATGGCCTGGGGCCTGTTCCCGCTCTACTTCGCCGCCGCAGGTGAGGGGCTGGCGACGGTCGGTCTGCTCACCGCCATCGCGCCCGCCGTGTGGGGTGTCGGGCAGCTCGGAACGGGTGCGCTGTCGGACCGCCTCGGCCGCAAGTGGCTCATCGCCGGCGGCCAGTTCACCGAGGCGATCGGGTTGCTCGTCATCGCCACCGGCGACACGGTCGCGGTGTGGGCCGCCGGCAGCGTCCTGTTCGGTGCCGGGACCGCGATGGCCTACCCGACCCTCATCGCGGCCGTCGGTGACGTCGCGCACCCGAGCTGGCGGGGAGCGGCCGTCGGCGTGTACCGCTTCTGGCGCGACATCGGCTTCGCCGTCGGTGCGGTCCTCGCGGGTTTCCTCGCCGACGCCTACTCGATCGCCACCGCCATCGTCGTCGTGGCGCTCATCACCGCCGCCAGCGGCGTCGACGTCGCCGCCCGGATGCGTGAGACCCACCTCGTGGCAGGGCGGTGA
- a CDS encoding alpha/beta fold hydrolase, with product MSATVPSTSDLLRVPGAQLHHEVRGYGPVVALVGAPMGAGAFEPLADLLAADHTVLTTDPRGIDRSPLDDPEQDSTPELRADDLSRLLTHLDAGPAAVVGSSGGAVTALALAQAHPEQVHTVIAHEPPLEELLEDRERRRAATEDIIATYLEHGSGPAWGRFLAEAGITMPEGEGPGGPPEATERDPQEIADERRFFLHELRPTAHWVPDLDALRAVATRIVVGIGEASGGQTCDLTSRALADALGTEPVLFPGGHTGFVEDPGAFAAMLRTVLPGG from the coding sequence ATGTCCGCCACCGTCCCCAGCACCTCCGACCTCCTGCGGGTTCCAGGTGCACAGCTCCACCACGAGGTACGCGGGTACGGCCCGGTCGTCGCGCTCGTCGGCGCGCCGATGGGCGCCGGTGCGTTCGAACCGCTCGCCGACCTGCTCGCCGCCGACCACACGGTCCTGACCACCGACCCTCGCGGCATCGACCGCAGCCCGCTCGACGATCCCGAGCAGGACTCCACCCCCGAGCTGCGCGCGGACGACCTGTCGCGCCTGCTCACCCACCTCGATGCCGGCCCCGCCGCCGTCGTCGGCTCCAGCGGCGGTGCCGTCACCGCGCTCGCGCTCGCGCAGGCGCACCCCGAGCAGGTCCACACCGTGATCGCACACGAGCCGCCGCTCGAGGAGCTGCTGGAGGATCGCGAGCGCCGTCGGGCGGCCACCGAGGACATCATCGCGACCTACCTCGAGCACGGGTCCGGTCCGGCCTGGGGCAGGTTCCTGGCGGAGGCTGGCATCACCATGCCCGAGGGCGAGGGACCCGGCGGACCGCCGGAAGCGACCGAACGGGACCCGCAGGAGATCGCCGACGAACGACGGTTCTTCCTCCACGAGCTGCGACCGACCGCGCACTGGGTGCCCGACCTGGACGCGTTGCGTGCCGTGGCGACACGCATCGTGGTCGGCATCGGCGAGGCATCGGGCGGCCAGACCTGTGACCTGACGTCGCGGGCGCTGGCCGACGCGCTGGGCACCGAGCCGGTGCTGTTCCCCGGCGGTCACACCGGGTTCGTCGAGGACCCCGGGGCCTTCGCCGCGATGCTGCGCACGGTCCTCCCCGGAGGCTGA